In Phragmites australis chromosome 17, lpPhrAust1.1, whole genome shotgun sequence, the following are encoded in one genomic region:
- the LOC133897576 gene encoding uncharacterized protein LOC133897576 has translation MKASIKFREDDRPLLRAKVPVGVLGLPFLSGLAAGGDAKDLRFDLSTAFPSGPALRLSYRPNDPLQPFALSVRTGLGPLGSPARAPFALAAEFNLLSSNTPAFSLLFKPRIGDFALTSSVISPPSPPAPAPAPLAIKMADLTANGDDRDRDTHRAFSFSGNGFAANVAAAAGRSGGGVGALLSGMRLTTRSVLPLWSKASLRFQWGLRVPPELKAALADDGCGRKAGSLAISKLPLLVMNKITIEHTLQAPSRSEADKKRKKDAPPAGEGEEFSLMKRQLEALNAESTMLRRAVEDLRAEIGAGKGESRRLPAALPPLQQPFALKPDRHGKEMVDCGPKPASDEASEELKKALEARRK, from the coding sequence ATGAAGGCGTCGATCAAGTTCCGCGAAGACGACCGGCCGCTACTGCGGGCCAAGGTTCCCGTCGGCGTGCTCGGGCTGCCCTTCCTCTCCGGCCTCGCGGCGGGGGGCGACGCCAAGGACCTCCGATTCGACCTCTCCACCGCGTTCCCCTCCGGCCCGGCGCTGCGGCTCTCGTATCGCCCCAACGACCCGCTCCAGCCCTTCGCGCTCTCCGTCCGCACGGGGTTGGGGCCGCTGGGATCCCCCGCCCGCGCGCCCTTCGCGCTCGCGGCCGAGTtcaacctcctctcctccaACACGCCCGCCTTCTCGCTCCTCTTCAAGCCCCGCATAGGGGACTTCGCCCTCACCAGTTCCGTCATCTCCCCGCCTTCaccccccgcccccgccccggcGCCGCTGGCTATCAAGATGGCTGACCTCACCGCCAACGGCGACGACCGCGACCGCGACACGCACAGGGCGTTCTCGTTCAGCGGGAACGGGTTCGCGGCGAACGTCGCGGCCGCCGCggggaggagcggcggcggcgtgggcgcGCTGCTGTCCGGGATGCGACTCACTACCAGGAGCGTGTTGCCGCTGTGGAGCAAGGCGAGCCTGCGGTTCCAGTGGGGGCTGCGCGTGCCGCCGGAGCTGAAGGCCGCGCTTGCGGACGACGGGTGCGGGCGCAAGGCGGGGAGCCTCGCCATCAGCAAGCTGCCGCTGCTTGTGATGAACAAGATCACCATCGAGCATACGCTGCAGGCACCGTCGCGTTCCGAAGCggacaagaagaggaagaaagatgCTCCACCGGCAGGCGAGGGAGAGGAATTCTCCTTGATGAAGAGGCAGCTGGAGGCGCTGAACGCTGAGAGCACAATGCTGCGGCGTGCGGTAGAGGACCTGCGTGCTGAGATCGGGGCCGGCAAAGGCGAGAGTCGCAGGTTGCCAGCAGCACTGCCTCCTCTGCAACAGCCATTTGCGTTGAAACCGGATCGCCACGGCAAAGAGATGGTGGACTGTGGACCGAAGCCGGCATCGGACGAGGCAAGTGAGGAGTTGAAGAAGGCGCTCGAGGCCCGTCGGAAGTGA